Sequence from the Methanobacterium alkalithermotolerans genome:
ACCATGTTCCGGGCATTCTTTTTTTATCATGACCTTGCCCTGTTCCTCATAAACTTCTGCATCCAGTGGTTTTAAGCATTCAGGACAGAGACTTTTTGTCTTTTTGATAACCATAATTTCACCCAAATATATTTAATATAAAATTATAAATCATATAAATCAATTTTATTCATCGTTGTAACATGGAAATAATTTCATCGATTTCGTCGATTTCCGGAGGTAAATAATGAATCCAGATATAATCAATATTTTGAATATGATTGCCTATGTAATATACTTTATGCTGCCTGCTTATCTAGCAAATGTCAGTGCATTAACCTTTGGCGGTGGGGTTCCCCTTGACTTTGGACATGATTTTAGAGATGGTAGGAGAATATTAGGTGATGGTGTAACCTGGAGAGGAACCATTATAGGTACATTAATTGGAACTTTAATTGGTCTTATACAGGGAATAATTTCAGGAAATATTCTGCAGGGCCTGCTTTTAGGATTTACTTTAGGAGCCGGAGCGTTATTAGGAGATGCAGCAGGTAGTTTTATTAAGCGCCGGTTAAATATTAGTCGCGGAAGGCCCGCTCCGATATTAGATCAGTTAGATTTTGTGGTAGGTGCTTTGTTATTATCTTCTTTAATTGTGCCCCTGGAACCAGTTTTAATACTTTTAGTACTCTTAATTACCATCATACTCCATCTTTCTGCCAATATACTGGCCTATAGTATGGGGATTAAAGAGGTATGGTATTAAAATTTATATTAATTTGAATAATTAAATTTCATTTTAAACAAAAAATCTTTTTAAACATAATTTCTTTTTATTAGGAATGAATCCAGATTTATTGATTTTAAGTGAATAATCATCCCTAGAAAAGCACTAATCAAGAGGAAGTGAAATCCTGATCCTGTAAGAACTCCTCCATCATCAGAGCCGTTCCCACTGCAGGTGCAACCACACATTCCTCTGGAGTTAGAAATTCATCCATGGTTACTACATTCATCCGGGCCATTTGTGCTGCTGGAGATGCCAGAACATCCATTCCCAGGCCCGTGGCAACCACCCTCTCCATAAATTCTATATCGCCTACTTCTTGTATGGCTTCTGCTATATTTGACGTCTGTTTATGGTGTAAATATGCGCATATGGAAATTATATCAGATTTAGACAAAATATCCAGATCTCCACAAAGTATTCGTGCAATACGTCTCATAGAATCTTCACTGGTTTTTCCCGCCCGATCAGGAGTATCACAGATGTAATCTTTGGGATTTATATTCCCCAGCACGTTATGTACATCAGCTGAAATGGCAAAAAGTTCAGAAGAAACCCGAAACCATCCCTCATCCAGAGGTACTTTATCTGTAATTGTTGCCACATTGCTCCGCAGGGTTCCAGTATAAACCAGTTCACCTGTTCCCAGTCTTTCCAGGTCAGATCTACCCTTAGCACATTCTGAACCATTTTTAATAGGTATTATGTCAGTAGTGGTACTTCCTACATCCACCATTATACAATCAGAATCCATTATAGCTGCTATCTGTGAAGTAGCAATCCAATTAGCAGCAGCTACTTTCAAAGGATCTTTAAATACCTGGGAAGGCTTCAGAATACCTTCCAGTCCTACAAAACCCAGAGGTACTGAAAAAGTGTTTTTTACCTTTTTTAATATATCCAGTACTCCCTCACGTTTCGTCTGATAAGCATCCACCAGTTCGGCAGTCATGCAAACTCCCACAGCGTCGATATCATTTAATTCGTCCCCTAGAAGTTTAAGAAGGGAATGACTCAATTCGTCTTTTTTTTCCCACATAGGGAGGTAGCAGTAATCCACATGGATATTTCCCATGTCCCCGTCAGTATCAAAATCTATTATGGCCAGGTCAGTATTGGCTCCACCTATGTCAAATCCTGCAATCTTCATTATTTCACCGATTGTGATATTTAATTATAATATGTTTATTTTAAATCCCAGTTATTGAATTTGTCATGTGAATCACGAAATATCATAATTTTCCTGAATCATCTCTTAATAAAAAGTTAGAAGTTTTACCAAAAATCATTTTTGATTTGTAATAATCAGATTATTGCCACTTTTTTCTAAAAATATCTTTCCTTTACAATTTAAATCTTCAGGGAGTATTCCTTTTACTGCATCAAGTATAGCATGCCCCATATTAACGGAAGATAACTTTCTAATAGCCACAAAAGGAGTAGTTAATCTGGAATTGATTTCCAGTATATGCACCTGATTATTTAAAATCAAATCAACACCCACATATCCTTTAAGGCCATCCACAGACTCAACAGCTTTTTTAGCAACTTCTAAAGCTTCTTTAGCAAGTTCATGGTCCCAGGGAACTTCCGCGCCATGATATTCCATTCCGTTTCCAATGAATTCTATTTTTTGCCGATTTAAAGTCAGAGGAAGTGCTTTATCCCCGGTGGATAATAGACTCACACTGCAGGATTCCCCTTCTACAAAGTCCTGTAATAGAGCATAAGGTAAAAAAGTATTCAATGATTCAACAGCCTTTTTTAAATCTTCAAAGGAGTGAACAATCTTAATTCCCTGGCAGGCCACCCCATCAGCGGGTTTAAAGACCATTTTTTTGTTTTTAATTAGTAGAGCATATTTTTCCTGATTTTCAGGGCATTTAAAGTCTTCCAGGATTATTTTATAAGTATTTATAACTGGAACATGTTTTTTGAGTATAGAATATGTTTTAAGTTTATCAGAACAATTCAAAACTGCCTGGGAAGTTGAACCATAAACCTGAACTCCCCGCTCTTCCATAATTAGGGTTAGTTCATATAATTCCATGTCTTCTTCTGCAGCAACAAAAAGACAGCCATCATATGCACTGATATTT
This genomic interval carries:
- a CDS encoding CDP-2,3-bis-(O-geranylgeranyl)-sn-glycerol synthase, whose translation is MNPDIINILNMIAYVIYFMLPAYLANVSALTFGGGVPLDFGHDFRDGRRILGDGVTWRGTIIGTLIGTLIGLIQGIISGNILQGLLLGFTLGAGALLGDAAGSFIKRRLNISRGRPAPILDQLDFVVGALLLSSLIVPLEPVLILLVLLITIILHLSANILAYSMGIKEVWY
- a CDS encoding hydantoinase/oxoprolinase family protein, with product MKIAGFDIGGANTDLAIIDFDTDGDMGNIHVDYCYLPMWEKKDELSHSLLKLLGDELNDIDAVGVCMTAELVDAYQTKREGVLDILKKVKNTFSVPLGFVGLEGILKPSQVFKDPLKVAAANWIATSQIAAIMDSDCIMVDVGSTTTDIIPIKNGSECAKGRSDLERLGTGELVYTGTLRSNVATITDKVPLDEGWFRVSSELFAISADVHNVLGNINPKDYICDTPDRAGKTSEDSMRRIARILCGDLDILSKSDIISICAYLHHKQTSNIAEAIQEVGDIEFMERVVATGLGMDVLASPAAQMARMNVVTMDEFLTPEECVVAPAVGTALMMEEFLQDQDFTSS
- a CDS encoding ATP-grasp domain-containing protein, producing the protein MNLLIFEYATASGFNDPSLLAEGQAMLEGLLEDFQDFKIHYLISEKFLSPEYLEKWKSAQPIILKEDLRQWITKNISAYDGCLFVAAEEDMELYELTLIMEERGVQVYGSTSQAVLNCSDKLKTYSILKKHVPVINTYKIILEDFKCPENQEKYALLIKNKKMVFKPADGVACQGIKIVHSFEDLKKAVESLNTFLPYALLQDFVEGESCSVSLLSTGDKALPLTLNRQKIEFIGNGMEYHGAEVPWDHELAKEALEVAKKAVESVDGLKGYVGVDLILNNQVHILEINSRLTTPFVAIRKLSSVNMGHAILDAVKGILPEDLNCKGKIFLEKSGNNLIITNQK